Genomic segment of Fervidobacterium gondwanense DSM 13020:
GACAAAGTATTGCATCGTAAATATCACGTCATCTGCCGTTATCGGTTTGCCATCAGACCAGTATGCATCTCTTATGTAAAACCATACTTGCTTTCCATCACTTGAGACAGTCCATGATTTTGCAATTGCAGGTCTAATCTCGTTTGTTATAGGATGGTATTCAACGAGTGGGGACATAAGTGGTCCCATGATAACACTGTACGCCGATGAATCAAGCGAACCGTAGAGCAGGAATGATTCAGGTGTTGAAGGCAATGCTAATCTTAAAGTACCACCGAGTTTCGGCTGAGCAGAATTTGTTAACATTGCGTCTTCTATGAAGAAATCCGTTGCCGTGAAAACCACCGCTATCAGAATCCACAGAACAAAGAGAACCCTTTTCATGCCCCTTCACCTCCAAAGTGAGATAGTCAAACTTATTATATTCCCTATTCCACTTTTCTCAAAATAAAGAAAAATTGAGAGAAGAGGAGCTTATGAACAATAATTGACCTTATTTTTTGATTTCTTATGTTATGTCAAAAAAGCAAGAAATTGTTAAAAGATATAAATGTTATATCATTAAGATATACGTCTGAAACTCTGCCAATCACTTCTTTGGCCTTGATTTAGATTTGACCTGAAATCGTAATGTCATACCTTTGAATACGTTTTATGCTTTAGAAAGATTTAATTTTACATATATGAGTGTAGTAGTAAGTAGTAATAGGTAAGGTATGCACGCTTTTTACGGTTGATGTTATTTCCGATCTGAAGGAATGGTTCTTTGGAGCGCACTGCGTCGATAGTACGAATAGTCAAGTTTGTTTTGCAATCAAACAGTCTCAGATATTGTCCATGCTTCTTGAGATAAAACTGGGGTGAAATAACTAGTGTAGATGGTAAGCCAGTAGACACTGTAGTTTATTTTTAGACATCTGTGGATTCATGTTAAATTCGAAAGAAGTATGAAGTGAGTAGAACGGCAATTTCCGAAGTTCAGCCGCACCTTATCTGAAATCAGACAAACAGCACTTTAAGTGCCGAAAGAGATGAATCCTTCTGGTTGAAGTTCTTTAAAGGATTTTGGGTAGTGGAAAAGAAATTGTTCAATTCTTGCGATATGGAATCACCTTGGTTCAGATGGAAAATCACGATGTCACGCGAAGAGTTTGAACAGAGTATCAGTAAGAGACTTCCTGCCAGAGAAAAAGCAGACCAAATATTGAAAGTGGATGCGGTGAGAACAGTTGAAGGTAAAGTTATACATGTTAACGAGCTCAACTCTCAATGGTGAACATAAAGATTTAATCGCCATTTGAAGAGGTAAGAGTGGCTTAGTCATAACCTTGCGGATCATAGCAGAGAACGGTGTGTACGATGTTGATAAAGAGTACAACATACGTTTCGTTAGAAGGCTGACTAAATCGATAACAGGCTTTTCAAGAGACATTCTTCTCGAAAGCAACGCTTTGACAATTGTAAACGACTATTCAGTTGTGCCGAGTGGTTACTTCGAGCTTCTCGTTGAAAGAAGAGACAATAGAATACCTCAGGTTACATTCTACGGGGTGGCAATGACCACGATGTTGGTATGAGTCAGTATGGTGCTAATAACCTGGCAAGAAGGGGAAGAGATTATCAAGAGACTCTTAGTGCATTGTAAGAAGAGGAAACTGTGAAAATGGATTAATTCAATCAGGAGGACAATGAAGATGGTAAGGAATGGAATCGATGTGCTTGATTATCAGTCTCTCAAAAATTACAGAATAGGCTTGGTCAGTAATTATTCTTCAGTTAATTCTAAGGGTGAACTGCTTACAGACATACTTCTAAGTAAGGGATTAACTCTTAGAAAACTCTTTATACCAGAGCACGGACTTTATCTAGCAGCAGACGGAATGGAGATATCTGATTTTTTTCACCCTAAGTTAGGAATTCCAGTTATAAGCGTTTACGGAACTAGAGATGAAGTCTCTTGTGAGATGCTCGAAGATGTCGATTTGATAATGTACGACATTCAAGACGTGGGTCTTAGATATTACACCTTCATCTACGCTTTAGCCAATATGATGAAAGCTGCAGCAAAGTGCGGCGTAAAATTTCTCATCTTAGACAGGTTTAACTTGCTTGGAAGAAAGGTCTTTGGCCCAAGAATGCCAGAGGGTATTAATTCAATAATCGGCGGTTATGAACTTCCTGTACAGTATGGCCTGACAACGGGTGAACTCGCATTGTATTACAAGAAATACCTTAAGCTCGATATAGATTTGGAGATTGTACGGTGCGAAAATTGGAACGGGGAGGCGTTTCCAGAAACAGGAATTTTTTGGAACGTTCCTTCCCCTAATCTTCCAACGTTTTCATCACTATTGTGCTACGCAGGCATATGCTTTTTCGAAGCAACTAATTTGAGCGTTGGAAGGGGCACTACAAAGCCTTTCGAATTCTTAGGTGCACCCTGGGTTGATGAAAATGACATGTACGAGTATCTCAAGCATAGATTTCCGAATCTTTTCTGCCGGAAACGGCAGTTTATACCTCAGTATAGGGAATACGCACAAAATGTATGTAACGGCGTTGAATTTTTCCCAAAGCAGGATGATAACTTCTTTGAAATCGCGGTTGCATTGTTTGAGTATTTTGAAAAATATGAAGAGTTTAAAGTTGATTATCAAAGGTTGGAAGTTTTCACAGGTGTGAGGGAATTCATGAAAAATAAAGAAAAATTCTTGAGTTTTGACCTTTGTTCATACCTCGAGTATGTGGAGGATCTACTCTTGTACAATTAAAACCGGAATCTTAGGAGGGGATTTAGTGAGAAGGATAAACGAGGAAAGTATCGGAAAACTATTTATGATTGGCATTTACGGTACGGAGCTAACAAAAGAGACGAGAGATGTTCTTGCACACATAAGACCTGGGTCTGTCATTCTTTTCTCTCGCAATATAGTAGGTCCAGAGCAAGTTAGGAAACTGATAGATGATATATCCAACTTCCTTGGTTACAAACCTATCATCGCTGTTGACCAAGAAGGCGGGAATGTTGTGAGGCTGAAAGATGGATTCAACACCCTCCCAAGTCCAATGGCTTGTGCTGCAAGCCGCGATGTAGAGCTCTTCAAGAAGGCAGTCTACTTAACATCCTTGGAGATGAGAGCAGTCGGTGTGGATTGGAATTTGGCCCCTGTTGTAGATATAAACGTTAATCCGTTGAATCCAGTAATCGGAATACGCTCTTTTGGCGACGAGCCAGAAATTGTAACTAAGTTTTCGAACGCTTTCGTGGAAGCGTCGGAAGAGGCAGGAGTTGCGACGTGCTTAAAACACTTCCCCGGTTTGGGAAGCGTTTCAATCGATCCGCACTTTGACCTGCCAGTCATAAACAAGACAATTGATGAACTACTCAATTTTGATTTGGTACCTTTCAAAAATGTGAAATGCAATGCATGGATGCCGTCTCATGTGTACTTTCCAAGAATTCAAAAAGATGGTCTGCCAGCCTCTCTATCTTCAGAAATAGTAGATATAGCCAGAATTAGACTTGGTTTCGACGGTGTTATAATAGTTGATGATTTACTTATGGGAGGTACTGGCAAATTTACAATAGAAGAAAAAACGTTGAAAGCATTCAACGCGGGGAACGATATCTTGACTATCTGCCACGAACCGGAAAAACAAATAAGAGCATTCGACAATTTCTGTGAATACGTTAACCAAAATACTGACCTGAAAAGGCGAATCATAGAAAGTTTAGATCGTATAGAAAATTCATTCAGCAAGGTTAAGTCTCACGCTCTTTTTGAACACATAGATAATGGACGTTTTGTTAGAGAAGCAAAGGGAACGATAGATGAGCTCGTTAGAAAATCCATCACCATTGTAAATCTGCGCGATTATTCATTGCCTCTCGAAGAGGTAGACATGGTATTAACAATGCTTGGTGTTCCTGGTTCTCCAGTTGTGGATCAATCTCTGCCAGTTCCTCAGATAACGCAAGAACTTTCAAGACTATTCAACGCTTATTTTGAGATTATCTCTGATACGAAATTGCCAGAAATAGAGAAAGTTAAGGGTAAAAAAATCCTCTTATTCACTTTCGATATGTACAGAAGCAAGTCACTCGTTAATTTCATAAAAGAGCTCGACTCATATTCCAAACTGCTACTTATCGCTCTTAAAAATCCATATGATGCTTTTTATTCGAGAAACTCTATTGTCCTTTACGGTTCATCGGCGACACATCAGAGAATATTGCTTGACGTACTTTTAGGAAAAGTACATGCCGAAGGTAAACTACCAGTCAAACCATTGGAGGTGGTGTAATGAAAAAAGATGATTTCAAAGAAGAGAAGACAATGTTCGAAGGACTCGAAACAGAGAGAGTCAATCCTGTCTCGCAGGAAATAGACAGGTTAGACGTAATGAGCATTTTGCGAATAGTAAATGATGAGGATAAAAAGGTTGCAAATGCTGTTGAAAAAGTTATTAACAAAATCGCCATGGTGATTGATTATTGCATTGAAGCGATAAAGAGTGGCGGCAGGGTTATATATGCCGGAGCAGGTACGAGCGGGAGAATAGGTTTTATCGATGCGGTTGAAGTTGTACCAACGTTTGGGGTACCTGAAGGTGTTTTTGTACCTTTAATAGCTGGAGGAGAAGAAGCACTCAGAAGGTCTGTTGAAGCAGTTGAAGATAACTTCGAACTTGGACGTGAAGACGCAAGAAGGATAGAGATAAACAGCAACGATATGGTTATAGGCATAACCGCAAGTGGTAGGACCCCTTATGTTGCGGGTGTTTTGGACTACGCCCGGGAAAACGGTGCACGTACAGCATTGATTTGCAATGTCAATAAACCAGCACTTTCTGGGTTTGCCGATATTGTTATCTCCATAGAAACTGGACCTGAAGTTATATCTGGAAGCACGAGGATGAAAGCAGGTACATCACAGAAGATGGTCTTAAATATGATAAGCACTACAACAATGATTAAATTGGGAAAAGTATACAAGAACTACATGGTTGATGTGTTAGTGCTTAATGAAAAACTGCGTGAGCGAGCAATAAGAATCATAATGAAAACAACAAGTACTGACTACAAAACGGCTTCAGAATTCCTTGCGAAAGCTAACAACTCACCAAAGATAGCAATCCTCATGATACTAACCGGCAAGAGTAAAGAGGAGTGTCAACAGCTATTTGGAAAATACACAAGTATATCTGACGTGCTATTACATCTGTTAGACAAGAAAAATGAGTGCTGAAGGGGTGGTTGATAAATGGACAAAAATGTTATTCCATTATACTATCGCATATACAACGAACTTCGTAACAGGATACTAAGTGGATATTACAAAGATGGAAAACTTCCACCCGAAATGGAACTCTGTGCCGAATTTGATGCGAGTAGAATAACAATAAGAAATGCCCTAGAACAGCTGAGAAGAGAAGGACTAATATCGCGTTCTAAAGGACTTGGGACTTTCATCAAGAAGTTCGAAAGTGAAGAGCAGTTGACAAAGTTAACCGGTTTTACTGATGAAATGAAAGGTCGAAAAGTAACATCTAAGGTGCTTGAGAATCGTCTTGTCAATATTCCGGCAGAAGCGCAAGAATGCTTTGGCTTAGCATCGGGAACACTTGTTGTGTTGTTAAAGAGAATTCGTTACATTGACGAAAAGCCCATTGCTATTGAATCAGCTTATCTCAATCCATCTGTTGATTTGAGGTTGTTGAACGTTCTTCACAAGGACATGGAGAAGGAATCCCTTTACCACTTCATCCAAAACGAACTGTCCATCAACCTGGCATATGCAGAAGAAATTTTGGAAGTTACTAAACTCTCTAAAGACGAGGCTAATTTACTTGGCGTAAAACCAGGTGAATGTGCGATACTCAGAAAAAGGTTTACTTATACTGATACACAAAAATGTATCGAGTACGTTCTCTCAATTTACCGCGGTGACGAATACAAATTCAAAGTTGTAAGAAAGTGAGGAAAGCGGATGATTGCTCTTGGCATAGACGGCGGTGGAACGTCTACAAAGGTTTGCTTAGCTATTCCAGATAGAAAGGTTGTGATATTGGAGTTCTCGATACCATGTGGAATCAACCTTACTTCCACGCCGTCTGATATTCAGCTGGAAATTCTAAACAAAATACGAGATGAGATAAATAGGAGAACCTCAGGATTAGAGTTTTTTGATAGTGTAATAATCTCAATCTCTGGTGGTGGTTCGTCTTCGAGAAGACTCAACTTCAAAAATCTCGTTTCTACTGTTTTTAGAGCGGGAAAGATAATTGTGCTTTCAGACATCGAAGTGTTAAAGGAAATAGTTTTGAAAGGCAGAACTGGTATATTGGTGATATGCGGCACTGGGAGCATAGCCATCTCTCACACAGGAAAAAGAGTGGGTGGTTGGGGACACCTGTTTGGAGATGAAGCAAGTGCGTTTTCGATTTCTTTGGAAATATTCAGAAGATTTTTTGAATATATAGATGGAGTTGAAGAATACGACAAGATTTTTGATGTGCTCTTAAACTTTTACAAAGTCACTAGCGTATTTGACTTGACTACTATCCAGCTCGAAAGTGATTTCAAAAGAAAGATAGCGTCCTTTACCGAACATGCACCGCTAACGCCTCTTGTTAGGAAAATTATAGATGAACAGCTAACTAAACTCACGCAGAAAATTTCCTACCTCGCATCCACAGAGAATGTGTCCGATATATACTATTTCGGTGGAACGTTTAAGAACGAATACTTCACTCAAGTGTTTTGCAAAAAACTCCACCGTTTCAACCTCCATTATTCTGACATAAAACCGCACGTTGAACTTGCACTTGATGCGCCTCATTTTTTGGAAGCAAGCAAAAACAATACGTGACGAAATGGTAAAACAATCAATCCCGAACTGGTAAGTGATAACATTTATTAGCAAGAATTGGCATTTGCATGTGGTTTGCAATTGCCTAGCGACGCATACTTAACTCTCAAGACAAATTTAAACAGCTCATGGATTTCAACCACGAGCTGTTTATGGTTTAGATTTATAATTTCAGTGGCATGAATGCACTTAATACAGTACACATCTTATTTTTCTACCGTTCACTTGTCGTAGTTCCACGGGGTTTTTGCACTCTAGTTTTGAAAATTTGCACCTTGGTTCGAATGGGCAACCTGGTGGTGGGGTAATAAGGCTTGGCGGCTCTCCTATATCAACCATTTTTGTCGTATTTGCCTTTTCCGGGTCAGGTGCCGCTTCTTTGAGGAGCATTGTGTATGGATGCATTGGTTTGTTCACTATATCCTTTGCATTTCCCTCTTCAACAACTAAACCTGCGTACATGACAGCTATTCTATCTGAAACGTACTTGGCAGCTGCCAGGTCGTGTGTTACATGAATAAATGAAATGTGAAATTCTTCTTTTAGTTTAATCATAAGGTTTAATATGCCAGATTTGATTGAAACATCAAGCATTGAAGTTGGTTCGTCCGCTAATATTATCCTTGGCTTGGTTATGATCGCTCGAGCAAATACTACTCTCTGTCTTTGACCGCCGGACAGCTCGTGTGGAAACTTTTCTAAGTAATTGTCAACAGGTGTGAGCTCCACTTCGGTCAGGACGTTTTCCAGGGTCTGGCTTTTGTCTGGAATTTTGTGAATTTTCAGTGGCCTTTCTAATATGTGCGATAGTCTCTTAGTTGGATTTAGTGAAGCGAACGGGTCTTGGAAGACCATCTGAACCTGCCTTCTAAATTCAAGTTCTTCCCTCCGATTCATTTTACTTGGAACCTGTTTTCCGAATAATTCAATACTTCCTGACGTTGGTTCGTATATTCTTGCAAGAACTCTCAAAAACGTTGTTTTGCCACAACCGCTTTCTCCAACAACTGATACTATTTCATTTTCGTAGAGTTCTAAATCTATTCCACGTAAAGCTTTTAGGGTGAACATTTTGAATCCTTTTCTGATTAAGAATTCTTTGGTTAGGTTCTTTACAATCAGTATAGATGACATGAGACCCACCTACCATTTTCTCCATCTTCCAGCAATCTCAGTCCTGGCTTTTCGATTTCACATCTATCGAAAGCATAGGGGCACCTTTCTCTAAACGGACAGCCCTTTATCTGTAGGGAAAGGTCTATGGGTCTTCCCGGAATGCCCTTGTATGATTCGAGGTCTTTTGAAATACTCGGAAGAGCCTCAACAAGACCCTTAGTGTACGGATGAAATGGCTTGGAGTATACTGATTTTGCAGCCCCTGTTTCTACAAGCTCACCTGCGTACATTATAGATATTCTATTCGCCAGTTCAAAAAGCAAAGATATGTCGTGGGTTATAAATATTGTTGAGAACTTTTCTGTCTTTCTTAGTTCTTCGATTTGTTGCAAAATCGACCTCTGTACAACAACGTCTAAAGCTGTTGTTGGTTCGTCCATTATTATTACGTTAGGTGATAACAGAAGTGCCATAGCGATAACTACCCTTTGTCGCATACCACCAGACAATTGATGTGGATAGCTCTCCATTCTTTCGATAGGTATACCAACTAACTGTAATTTTTCTCTCACCAGATTGTATGAATCTTGCTTTGAATATCCGTGGTTTTTTATTAATGCGTCAGCCATCTGGTCCTTTATTTTCAAAACTGGGTTAAGGGAATTCATAGAACTTTGTGTAACCAGCGAGAATTTTTTCCAACGTTGTTTTCTTAGCTCAAATTCAGATAAACTAAGTATATCTGTACTATCTATAATGACCTTTCCTGAGATTATTTTTCCGGGTTTTCTCAGTAACTTAAGAGCAGCAAGGACAAGTGTCGATTTTCCACAGCCCGATTCACCTGCGATACCATGGAACTCACCTTTTTCTACTTTTAGAGAGACATTCCTTACAGCGTGTACAAATTTATTTCTGAATTCATATCCTGCATTAAGATCAACTATCTCGAACACAGTATCACCCCAGTTTTAGCACCTATTTAGAGCGTAGCCTTGGATTAGTTATTTCATCAATAGAAAAGCTTATCAACGCAAATGCCGTTCCAAGTAATACAATGCACAAACCCGGCGCAAGTACCCAGTACCACATGCCATTTAGAAGTGCATTTGCATTCTGTGCCCAATAAAGCATTGTACCCCAAGTGATTTTGCTTACGTCACTCAAACCGAGGAATGAGAGTGAAGCTTCACCTATTATTGCATAAAGGACTGAGTTGAAGAATATCGACGCAATTAGAGATAGCATATTTGGCAACAGCTCTACGAAAATTATATATAGATTGCTTTCCCCAATAACCTTTGAAGCAACTGTAAATTCTCTGTTTTTTAAAGAAAGCATTTGAGATCTGATTATTCTTGATCCAGATCCCCAGCTTGTAAACGCTATTACTAAAATCACCATAAGTGGACCTCGTACCCTCATGTATGAGCTAATAACTATCATCAACGGCAAGCCTGGAATAACGAGGAATATGTCAGTAATGGTTGAGAGAATTCTATCAACAATACCACCATAGTATCCTGAAATCATGCCTACAGCGGTAGCAATTAACGTCATCATTAAGCCGGTGGAGATTCCTATCGTCAGTGATAGTCTTGAACCATAGAATACTTGCGAAAGAATATCACGCCCGAGTCTGTCCGTTCCTAACCAGTGTTCGCTTGACGGAGACTGATAGGGTAAACCTACCGTGCGAGTAGGTTCATATTTAGAAAGTAGCGGTGCAAGAATGGCCATCAGGATGAACATTAAGATTATTGCCAAACCGATTTTCCACTTCACATGAATTACCCCCTAACGCGTGGATCCAAGAAGGCGTATAGAAAGTCCATAATAAGATTCGCTAAAAGAACAGAAACAGATACAAAGAAAAATATGGCTTGTATTAGCGGGAAATCTTGACTCAGCACTGCTCTGTAAAGTTGATATCCAACACCAGGATATGAGTATACTATCTCTGTCAACAAAGCTCCACTTACTACAAATCCAAGTGATATACCAAATGCTGTAATACTTGGCAGGAGTGCATTACGAGCAGCATAGTTTAGCATTATGTACTTTTCATCAAGCCCTTTCGCTTCTGCCAGGGTTATGTAATCTTCGGACAATATTGAGACCATGTTATTTCTCATTGTCAGTATCCAACTCCCTAATGAAGCAACAATTAGAGTTATCGACGGTAATATGGCATGGTATATTACACTTAGAGCAAATTTAAAACCGGTTAATACTTCTTTTGTTGAGTACGCATTTGAAAGCGGGAACCAACCAAACCTGTAACCAAAAACATACAAAAAGAGCATTGCAAGCCAAAAGTATGGGATAGCTCTTAACGAAAGTGAGAATATTAGCAGACCAGTACCTGAAGATTTGTCCCGGTTCCAACCGGCGTATACTCCAAGAAATGTTCCCAGTATGAAGCTTAAGACTGTGGAAACACCAACAAGACCTAAAGTCCAAGGTATGGAATCCTTTAAGACCTCAGAAACTGGAACTGGGTAATGTAAGTATGAAACACCAAATTTTCCAGTAAATGTATTGATTAAATATTCGAAATACTGTGAAACCAAGTTCTTGTCTTTCTCTACTCCAAGTGCAATCCTCATTGCCTCTATGGCTCTCTCATCTACGTTCGGGCCAAACCTTGATAGAATCCTCTCGGCAGGATCACCGGGCATTAACCTCGGTAGTATAAAGTTAAGCGTCAGTGCGAAAAATAACGTTATAACAAAAAACATCAATCTGTTGGCTACGTATTTCAAACTTCTCACCGCCTTTGAACCCTTTCAGCAAATTTGTAATCGGAGTATTAAAAAAGGCAACGCACATTCTCAATGTAATTTATACATTCGCTATTTTGTATATAGGTAAGAAATTGTGCGTTGCCACTCAAAAAATCCTGTTTTACTTAAAATCAACTCATTTGACTGGTTCCAAATTCATCACAAGATAAATCTTATCCATTCCAGTGATCCTTGGCTCAACGTATGGGTTCTTGGCGTTGGGCCAGCCTGTAAAGTTCTTTGTCGAGTAGATGAACCATACTGGGTTGTAGTATAGCGGTATGGCGGGCATGTTTTCAAGCATTATTCTTTGTAACCTTGACATGATGACCTTCCTTGTGTTAACATCCGCAGTCTCTTTTATCTTTGCGAGCAGTTCATCTGTAGTTTTGTCTATCCAACCGCCCCTGTTACTACCTACGTAAGCATTAGCGGAACCAAGATGGTTATCATAGAAATTGTAAGGTGTCGCACCATAATTTGACCAGCTCAGAACAACGTCGAAGTTCTTATTTCTAATTCTTTGCAGATATTCTCCATAATCGATAGGTGTGACTTTCAGTTCGACACCATAGTTCATCATTTGCTGGGATAGCAATTCACATACAGCTATCCAGTCTGTCCAACCCGCAGGAACGAGTAATTCATATGAAAGTTTTATATTTCCTTTCGCAAGTATTCCATCTCTACCCTTTTTGAAGCCAGCTTGTGCAAAAAGTCGTTCGGCGGTTTTTGGGTCATACTTCCACCACAAGTTCTTCAGGTCTTCACTAATTAAATATTCGTAACCGGATTTGATAAGGACAGGATTCACGGGTGCTGCGTAGCCTGTCATACCTATCTTAATTAGCATATCTCTGTCTACAGCATACGCGAATGCCTTTCTAAGTGTAACGTTGTTAAACGGCTCTTTAGCCAAGTTAAAGAAGAGGAATACGGGGTTACCTTCTGCAAACCAGTAATTTAAGTTCTTGTTTTGTTGGACAAGTTTTTCAATCTGTGGATAGTTAATTCCTGCCCAATCAAGCTCACCATTTGCCACCGCAAGTTGAGCGCTTTCATTACCGCTATATGCCGGGATTCGTATTGAATCTACCTTTATTTTCGAGGCATTCCAGTAATTTGGATTCTTTTTAAGTGTTACAACCTGTGTTGAAAAATTGTCAAGTAAGTACGCCCCTGTACCTATTGGTTCTTCATTCGTAAATTTCGATGGATCTTCAACCTTACCCCAAATATGTTTCGGAACGATGTAAACACCCGCTAAACTATATAAAAGCAAAGTGTTCACAACATTCATCTTAACCTTAACTGTATAATTGTCAACTTTTACTACATCTACAACTCCACTTTTCCATATTCCAACAGTGTCCAAAGCTGGGAATTTTTTC
This window contains:
- a CDS encoding ABC transporter ATP-binding protein produces the protein MSSILIVKNLTKEFLIRKGFKMFTLKALRGIDLELYENEIVSVVGESGCGKTTFLRVLARIYEPTSGSIELFGKQVPSKMNRREELEFRRQVQMVFQDPFASLNPTKRLSHILERPLKIHKIPDKSQTLENVLTEVELTPVDNYLEKFPHELSGGQRQRVVFARAIITKPRIILADEPTSMLDVSIKSGILNLMIKLKEEFHISFIHVTHDLAAAKYVSDRIAVMYAGLVVEEGNAKDIVNKPMHPYTMLLKEAAPDPEKANTTKMVDIGEPPSLITPPPGCPFEPRCKFSKLECKNPVELRQVNGRKIRCVLY
- a CDS encoding exo-beta-N-acetylmuramidase NamZ family protein; this encodes MVRNGIDVLDYQSLKNYRIGLVSNYSSVNSKGELLTDILLSKGLTLRKLFIPEHGLYLAADGMEISDFFHPKLGIPVISVYGTRDEVSCEMLEDVDLIMYDIQDVGLRYYTFIYALANMMKAAAKCGVKFLILDRFNLLGRKVFGPRMPEGINSIIGGYELPVQYGLTTGELALYYKKYLKLDIDLEIVRCENWNGEAFPETGIFWNVPSPNLPTFSSLLCYAGICFFEATNLSVGRGTTKPFEFLGAPWVDENDMYEYLKHRFPNLFCRKRQFIPQYREYAQNVCNGVEFFPKQDDNFFEIAVALFEYFEKYEEFKVDYQRLEVFTGVREFMKNKEKFLSFDLCSYLEYVEDLLLYN
- the nagZ gene encoding beta-N-acetylhexosaminidase, which translates into the protein MRRINEESIGKLFMIGIYGTELTKETRDVLAHIRPGSVILFSRNIVGPEQVRKLIDDISNFLGYKPIIAVDQEGGNVVRLKDGFNTLPSPMACAASRDVELFKKAVYLTSLEMRAVGVDWNLAPVVDINVNPLNPVIGIRSFGDEPEIVTKFSNAFVEASEEAGVATCLKHFPGLGSVSIDPHFDLPVINKTIDELLNFDLVPFKNVKCNAWMPSHVYFPRIQKDGLPASLSSEIVDIARIRLGFDGVIIVDDLLMGGTGKFTIEEKTLKAFNAGNDILTICHEPEKQIRAFDNFCEYVNQNTDLKRRIIESLDRIENSFSKVKSHALFEHIDNGRFVREAKGTIDELVRKSITIVNLRDYSLPLEEVDMVLTMLGVPGSPVVDQSLPVPQITQELSRLFNAYFEIISDTKLPEIEKVKGKKILLFTFDMYRSKSLVNFIKELDSYSKLLLIALKNPYDAFYSRNSIVLYGSSATHQRILLDVLLGKVHAEGKLPVKPLEVV
- a CDS encoding GntR family transcriptional regulator, whose product is MDKNVIPLYYRIYNELRNRILSGYYKDGKLPPEMELCAEFDASRITIRNALEQLRREGLISRSKGLGTFIKKFESEEQLTKLTGFTDEMKGRKVTSKVLENRLVNIPAEAQECFGLASGTLVVLLKRIRYIDEKPIAIESAYLNPSVDLRLLNVLHKDMEKESLYHFIQNELSINLAYAEEILEVTKLSKDEANLLGVKPGECAILRKRFTYTDTQKCIEYVLSIYRGDEYKFKVVRK
- the murQ gene encoding N-acetylmuramic acid 6-phosphate etherase; the protein is MKKDDFKEEKTMFEGLETERVNPVSQEIDRLDVMSILRIVNDEDKKVANAVEKVINKIAMVIDYCIEAIKSGGRVIYAGAGTSGRIGFIDAVEVVPTFGVPEGVFVPLIAGGEEALRRSVEAVEDNFELGREDARRIEINSNDMVIGITASGRTPYVAGVLDYARENGARTALICNVNKPALSGFADIVISIETGPEVISGSTRMKAGTSQKMVLNMISTTTMIKLGKVYKNYMVDVLVLNEKLRERAIRIIMKTTSTDYKTASEFLAKANNSPKIAILMILTGKSKEECQQLFGKYTSISDVLLHLLDKKNEC
- a CDS encoding ABC transporter permease, with amino-acid sequence MRSLKYVANRLMFFVITLFFALTLNFILPRLMPGDPAERILSRFGPNVDERAIEAMRIALGVEKDKNLVSQYFEYLINTFTGKFGVSYLHYPVPVSEVLKDSIPWTLGLVGVSTVLSFILGTFLGVYAGWNRDKSSGTGLLIFSLSLRAIPYFWLAMLFLYVFGYRFGWFPLSNAYSTKEVLTGFKFALSVIYHAILPSITLIVASLGSWILTMRNNMVSILSEDYITLAEAKGLDEKYIMLNYAARNALLPSITAFGISLGFVVSGALLTEIVYSYPGVGYQLYRAVLSQDFPLIQAIFFFVSVSVLLANLIMDFLYAFLDPRVRG
- a CDS encoding ABC transporter permease, coding for MKWKIGLAIILMFILMAILAPLLSKYEPTRTVGLPYQSPSSEHWLGTDRLGRDILSQVFYGSRLSLTIGISTGLMMTLIATAVGMISGYYGGIVDRILSTITDIFLVIPGLPLMIVISSYMRVRGPLMVILVIAFTSWGSGSRIIRSQMLSLKNREFTVASKVIGESNLYIIFVELLPNMLSLIASIFFNSVLYAIIGEASLSFLGLSDVSKITWGTMLYWAQNANALLNGMWYWVLAPGLCIVLLGTAFALISFSIDEITNPRLRSK
- a CDS encoding BadF/BadG/BcrA/BcrD ATPase family protein — encoded protein: MIALGIDGGGTSTKVCLAIPDRKVVILEFSIPCGINLTSTPSDIQLEILNKIRDEINRRTSGLEFFDSVIISISGGGSSSRRLNFKNLVSTVFRAGKIIVLSDIEVLKEIVLKGRTGILVICGTGSIAISHTGKRVGGWGHLFGDEASAFSISLEIFRRFFEYIDGVEEYDKIFDVLLNFYKVTSVFDLTTIQLESDFKRKIASFTEHAPLTPLVRKIIDEQLTKLTQKISYLASTENVSDIYYFGGTFKNEYFTQVFCKKLHRFNLHYSDIKPHVELALDAPHFLEASKNNT
- a CDS encoding ABC transporter ATP-binding protein: MFEIVDLNAGYEFRNKFVHAVRNVSLKVEKGEFHGIAGESGCGKSTLVLAALKLLRKPGKIISGKVIIDSTDILSLSEFELRKQRWKKFSLVTQSSMNSLNPVLKIKDQMADALIKNHGYSKQDSYNLVREKLQLVGIPIERMESYPHQLSGGMRQRVVIAMALLLSPNVIIMDEPTTALDVVVQRSILQQIEELRKTEKFSTIFITHDISLLFELANRISIMYAGELVETGAAKSVYSKPFHPYTKGLVEALPSISKDLESYKGIPGRPIDLSLQIKGCPFRERCPYAFDRCEIEKPGLRLLEDGENGRWVSCHLY